From the genome of Candidatus Caldatribacterium sp.:
GGAGACTCCCAAGGCTTTCGTTGCGCACCCCGTGAGGAAGACCCCGGGGGCTTGCAATGAGCGTGTGAGGACCAACCTGCTTTTCTTCCTCCCCGATAACGAACACCCCATACCCTTCAAGAACGTAGAAGAGAACATCTTGCGGTGTAGCGTGCAAGGGGACAGAACCTCCAGGAGGAACAAGGATATGGACAACCTGCACATTCTCCCGGTCGTACATCTTCCACCCGGAAAACGCTTCCGAAGAAGCAACAAGAACCGCCTCGTCAAGAGAGCAGTACTCCACAGTCGGCCTCCTTTCGGCAGACATCAGAAAGGGTATGGGAAGCAAGGTAGTCTCGGAAACGGAGAGCGAATTCCCCGAGGAGTCCTCCAAAGATGCACTGGGTGAAAGGACAAGAGGCCGCCCCCAAAAGGCATATCTTCTCCGGCACCGACCCCTCTATGGCCTCGTAGACCTCAAGCAGGGTGATACGCTCCGGGCAGCGGGCAAGGGCAAATCCACCCTTCGGCCCCCGGGAAGAAACGACGAGGTTCGCCTTACGCAGGCGCTGGAAGACCTTGGCGAGGTGATGGAAAGAAGCACCAGTCTGCTCTGCCATCTCCCGCACGGTAAGGGGAGAAGCACTCTGCGCCAAAAGCACCATGCTGTGCAGGGCAAGGGACACCGCTTCGCTGAACTGAGGAAAGGGTGACATCCATTCCTCCTTTTTGAGCACGAAAATACTTCAATGCCATTATATCACAGGACACGGAGGATGAAACACTTGAGGTAACGGGACTCCGGATACCCTAAAAGGACAGGATGGTCCTGCGCCTGTCCTCGACGCTCAAGAATCTGGATGCGCCTCTTTGCATCCCGGGCCGCTTCAGAAAGGACCCTAAGAAAAAGGTCCTCGCTCAGGTGGTGGGAACAGGAGGAGGTCATAAGGATTCCCCCGGGGGGCAGAAGCTTCATGGCAAAGAGGTTGATGTCCTTGTAACCCCGAAGGGCTCCCTCCAGAGCCTCCTTCCCTTTCACAAAAGCCGGAGGGTCGAGAACCACAACGTCGAAACGCTCGTTTCCTCTATGGAGTTCTCGAAGAACGTCGAAGACGTCACCAGGAGCAAAACGTACCCGGTCCTCTACACCATTCAGGCGGGCGTTTTCCCAGGCAAGGGCAATAGCCCATTCAGAAACATCGATACCCACAACTTCCCGCGCCCCAAAAACGGCCGCATGAATTGCAAATCCCCCGGTGTATGTAAAACAATCCAAAACCCTCGCCCCCTGAACATAGCGGTAAAGCGCGTACCGGTTCTCTCGCTGATCCAGGAAATGCCCTGTTTTCTGCCCTTGAGCAATATCCAC
Proteins encoded in this window:
- a CDS encoding cupin domain-containing protein, which codes for MEYCSLDEAVLVASSEAFSGWKMYDRENVQVVHILVPPGGSVPLHATPQDVLFYVLEGYGVFVIGEEEKQVGPHTLIASPRGLPHGVRNESLGSLRFLVVKLPVQE
- a CDS encoding Rrf2 family transcriptional regulator — encoded protein: MSPFPQFSEAVSLALHSMVLLAQSASPLTVREMAEQTGASFHHLAKVFQRLRKANLVVSSRGPKGGFALARCPERITLLEVYEAIEGSVPEKICLLGAASCPFTQCIFGGLLGEFALRFRDYLASHTLSDVCRKEADCGVLLS
- a CDS encoding class I SAM-dependent rRNA methyltransferase — encoded protein: MYPRVRLRKGREKRLLSGHPWVYRTDIEVVRGPAQPGDIVLLENFRGKTLGLGYYNPASLIAVRVLTENPEERIDTGFFIRRITQALVYRLRLFEEEKTSAFRVAFAEADFLPGLIVDKYGPFLVVQFLTLGMERRRSEILEALEEVLRPEGIYERSDVEVRKKEGLGERAGWLSGGGDTRIPIRENGLSFLVDIAQGQKTGHFLDQRENRYALYRYVQGARVLDCFTYTGGFAIHAAVFGAREVVGIDVSEWAIALAWENARLNGVEDRVRFAPGDVFDVLRELHRGNERFDVVVLDPPAFVKGKEALEGALRGYKDINLFAMKLLPPGGILMTSSCSHHLSEDLFLRVLSEAARDAKRRIQILERRGQAQDHPVLLGYPESRYLKCFILRVL